In the Thermoanaerobaculales bacterium genome, CAATCGTCCCAATGTTCACGTGCGGCTTCGTCCGCTCAAACTTCTGCTTGGCCATTCGAGCCTCCCGTTTACGCCGTCAGTCCTCGGGCGCGGGCGATGATCACGTCCGCGTGCTGCTGGGGCACCTCGTCGTAGTGATCGAACTGCATGGTGTAGGTGGCGCGGCCCTGGGTCGCCGACCGGAGATCGGTCGCATAGCCGAACATCTCCGACAGCGGCACGTGGACGGTGACCACCTGGAACCCGGCGCGCGGCTCCATGCTGATGATGCGGCCGCGGCGGCGGTTGAGGTCCCCGATCACGTCGCCCATGTACTCCTCGGGGGTCACCGCCTCGACCTCCATGATCGGCTCGAGCAGCACCGGGCGGGCGCGTGAGGCGGCATCCTGGAACGCCATCGAGCCGGCGACCTTGAACGCGATCTCGGAGGAGTCGACCTCGTGGAACGAGCCGTCGTAAAGGGTGACCGCGACGCCCAGCATCGGGTAGCCGGCGAGCACCCCGCGCTCCATCGCCTCGCGGACGCCGATCTCGACCGGGCGGATGAACTCCTTCGGGATCGTCCCCTGGGTGATCTCGTTCCGGAACTCGAAGTCGGTGCCGTCGGTCAACGGCGCGATCCGGACCTTGGCGTGGCCGTACTGGCCATGGCCGCCGGTCTGGCGGATGAACCGGCCCTCGCCGTCGGCCTCCTCGGTGATGGTCTCGCGGTAGGCGACCTGCGGCCGGCCGACGTTGGCGCGGATGTTGTACTCCCGCAGCAGGCGATCGATGACGATCTCGAGGTGGAGCTCCCCCATCCCGGAGATCAGGGTCTGCCCGGTCTCCTGGTCGGTGATCACCCGGAAGGTCGGGTCCTCCCGCGTGAGCTTGCCGAGCGCCGCCCCGAGCTTGTCCTGGTCGGCCTGCGTCCTCGGCTCGATCGCCACCGAGATCACCGGCTCGGGGAACTGCATGGCCTCGAGCACGATCGGGTGGGCCGGCTCGCAGATGGTGTCGCCGGTGGCCGCGTTGCGCAGCCCGACCACCGCGCAGATGTCGCCCGCGAAGACCTCGGAGATCTCCTCGCGCTTGTTGGCGTGCATCTTGAGCAGCCGGCCGATGCGCTCCGATTTGCCGGTGGCGGCGTTGACCACCGTCGAGCCGGTGTGGAGCCTCCCCGAGTAGATCCGGACGAACGACAGCTGGCCGACGAAGGGGTCGTTCATGATCTTGAACACGAGCGCGGCGAACGGCTCGTCGTCGGCGGCGTGGCGGACGTCGAGCTCGCTGGTCGACGGCCGGTAGCCCTCGATGGGCGGCACGTCGAGCGGCGAGGGGAGAAAGTCGACCACCGCGTCGAGCAGCGGCTGGACGCCCTTGTTCTTGAACGCCGCCCCGCACAGCACCGGCACCAGCGCGCCGCTGATCGTGCCCAGCCGGAGGCCGCGGAGGATCTGCTCCTCGCTCAGGCTGCCGCCGCTCAGGTACTGGTCGAGCAGGTCGTCCGAGGTTTCGGCCACCGCCTCGAGCAGCCGTTCCCGCTGCTCCTCGACCTCGGCCCGGTACTCCTCGGGCACCGACTCCTCGCGGTACTCGGCCCCCAGGCTCTCATCGAGGTAGCGGTAGGAGCGCAGCCGCACCAGGTCGATCACGCCCACGAACGACTCCTCGCGGCCGAGCGGTACCTGCACCGGGACCGGGTTGGCCTTGAGCCGGGTGCGGATCTGGTCGACCACACCGGCGAA is a window encoding:
- the fusA gene encoding elongation factor G, coding for MSRSIPLDHVRNIGIMAHIDAGKTTTTERVLYYTGINYKLGEVHDGTATMDWMPQEQERGITITSAATTCFWRDHRINIIDTPGHVDFTAEVERSLRVLDGAVAVFCAVGGVEPQSETVWRQADRYRVPRVAFVNKMDRVGARFAGVVDQIRTRLKANPVPVQVPLGREESFVGVIDLVRLRSYRYLDESLGAEYREESVPEEYRAEVEEQRERLLEAVAETSDDLLDQYLSGGSLSEEQILRGLRLGTISGALVPVLCGAAFKNKGVQPLLDAVVDFLPSPLDVPPIEGYRPSTSELDVRHAADDEPFAALVFKIMNDPFVGQLSFVRIYSGRLHTGSTVVNAATGKSERIGRLLKMHANKREEISEVFAGDICAVVGLRNAATGDTICEPAHPIVLEAMQFPEPVISVAIEPRTQADQDKLGAALGKLTREDPTFRVITDQETGQTLISGMGELHLEIVIDRLLREYNIRANVGRPQVAYRETITEEADGEGRFIRQTGGHGQYGHAKVRIAPLTDGTDFEFRNEITQGTIPKEFIRPVEIGVREAMERGVLAGYPMLGVAVTLYDGSFHEVDSSEIAFKVAGSMAFQDAASRARPVLLEPIMEVEAVTPEEYMGDVIGDLNRRRGRIISMEPRAGFQVVTVHVPLSEMFGYATDLRSATQGRATYTMQFDHYDEVPQQHADVIIARARGLTA